Proteins encoded by one window of Acidipropionibacterium virtanenii:
- the rmuC gene encoding DNA recombination protein RmuC: MTTSHFVVLFIGLAIGLVIGWLLAELRGRSGLAAAISRADVAEAQRQAAEERAELTAGDRDGLADRFRALSAEALNTQQLRADRAAERTVTDAQRLLAPVSQALEKLEHRLGEVERERTTMTARLGQQVEMVNAAGEGLRRETASLVTALRKPQVRGAWGEVQLRRVVELAGMVEHCDFEVQSTTTATGQALRPDMTVRMAGGRCVHVDAKTPLAAFLDAAATEDPDQRAAHMAHFARNVRGHVDDLSSKGYWRTEVDSPEFVVLFLPSDAFLQAALEQMPDLHDYASRHDIVLADPSILIPMLRVIALAWRQEDVARSAAEVAALGRDLHERLGTLSTHLDRLGRSLTGAVKSYNSAVGSLETRVLVSARRFKETGVTTADLDSPRPVDDATRPLTAPELTSSDEIAAEGEGRTTATPR, encoded by the coding sequence ATGACCACCTCGCACTTCGTCGTGTTGTTCATCGGGCTGGCGATCGGCCTTGTCATCGGCTGGTTGCTGGCCGAGCTACGGGGCCGCTCAGGTCTCGCGGCCGCGATCTCGCGGGCCGATGTGGCCGAGGCGCAACGACAGGCCGCCGAGGAGCGTGCCGAGCTCACCGCGGGCGACCGCGACGGTCTCGCCGATCGATTCCGGGCCCTGTCGGCCGAGGCCCTCAACACCCAGCAGCTGCGCGCCGACCGCGCCGCGGAGCGCACCGTCACCGACGCCCAGCGGCTGCTGGCACCGGTCTCGCAAGCTCTGGAGAAGCTCGAGCACAGGCTGGGCGAGGTGGAGCGGGAGCGCACGACCATGACGGCGAGGCTGGGCCAGCAGGTGGAGATGGTCAATGCCGCGGGCGAGGGGCTGCGCAGGGAGACGGCCTCGCTGGTGACGGCGCTGCGCAAACCTCAGGTGCGCGGCGCCTGGGGGGAGGTGCAGCTGCGCCGCGTGGTGGAGCTGGCAGGCATGGTGGAGCACTGCGACTTCGAGGTGCAGTCGACCACCACCGCCACCGGGCAGGCGCTGCGGCCCGACATGACGGTGCGGATGGCCGGGGGGCGCTGCGTCCACGTCGACGCCAAGACCCCCCTGGCGGCCTTCCTGGACGCCGCGGCCACCGAGGATCCCGACCAGCGGGCCGCCCACATGGCCCACTTCGCCCGGAACGTGCGCGGCCATGTCGACGATCTGTCCTCGAAGGGGTACTGGCGCACCGAGGTGGACTCCCCTGAGTTCGTGGTGCTCTTCCTGCCCAGCGACGCCTTCCTGCAGGCCGCCCTGGAGCAGATGCCCGATCTGCACGACTACGCCTCGCGCCACGACATCGTGCTGGCCGACCCGTCGATCCTCATCCCGATGCTGCGCGTGATCGCCCTGGCCTGGCGTCAGGAGGACGTGGCCCGTTCGGCCGCGGAGGTGGCGGCGCTGGGCCGCGACCTGCACGAGCGGCTCGGCACCCTGTCGACCCATCTGGACAGGCTGGGCCGTTCGCTGACCGGTGCGGTCAAGAGTTACAACTCGGCGGTCGGGTCGCTGGAGACCCGCGTGCTGGTGAGCGCCCGCAGGTTCAAGGAGACCGGCGTCACCACCGCCGACCTCGACTCCCCGCGGCCCGTCGACGACGCCACCCGCCCGCTCACCGCTCCCGAGCTGACCTCGTCCGACGAGATCGCAGCTGAGGGGGAAGGGCGAACGACAGCGACTCCTCGATGA
- a CDS encoding M18 family aminopeptidase: MTAMAESVAPPAGHADHVDDVISFVEASPTSYHAAAELARRLEQAGFERLDETAEWSGAGDVEGKRYVVRDGAVIAWATPESIGPGAGFRIVGSHTDSPSFKLKPHATVTHLGWQQVGMEVYGGGLLNSWLDRDLGLAGRLVTVDGQVRLVRTGPVLRISQLAPHLDRSVNQDLTLDRQRHLMPILSVGRPDLDVEDLLCQAAGIERSRLGFHDILAYPTEAPAAIGPGAEFLASSRMDNLSSVHSSVAAIVDAEPQSDIAVMACFDHEEVGSSTRSGACGPFLEDVLVRIAAGLGRDGDAYRAMIARSVCVSSDAGHGVHPNYPEKFDPANHPLLNQGPLLKINANQRYATDGVGGALWQRVCRAAGVPTQTFVSNNSVPCGSTIGPLTATRLGMLTVDVGLPLMSMHSTRELAGVADLGYLSTALGAFWAGA; this comes from the coding sequence ATGACGGCCATGGCTGAATCTGTCGCTCCGCCGGCCGGGCACGCGGACCACGTCGACGACGTCATCTCCTTCGTCGAGGCCTCTCCGACCTCCTACCATGCCGCCGCCGAACTGGCCCGGCGGCTGGAGCAGGCGGGGTTCGAGCGGCTCGACGAGACCGCGGAATGGTCGGGCGCCGGCGACGTCGAGGGGAAGCGGTACGTGGTGCGCGACGGCGCGGTGATCGCCTGGGCGACGCCGGAGTCGATCGGCCCCGGGGCGGGATTCCGGATCGTCGGCTCCCACACCGACTCGCCGTCCTTCAAGCTCAAGCCGCACGCCACCGTCACCCACTTGGGCTGGCAGCAGGTCGGCATGGAGGTCTACGGCGGGGGACTGCTCAACTCCTGGCTGGATCGCGACCTCGGGCTGGCCGGCCGACTGGTCACCGTGGACGGGCAGGTCCGTCTGGTACGGACCGGGCCGGTGCTGCGGATCAGCCAGCTCGCCCCGCACCTGGACCGCAGCGTCAACCAGGACCTGACCCTGGACCGGCAGCGCCATCTCATGCCGATCCTGTCGGTGGGCCGTCCGGACCTGGACGTGGAGGACCTGCTGTGCCAGGCGGCGGGGATCGAGCGCTCCCGGCTGGGGTTCCATGACATTCTCGCCTACCCGACCGAGGCGCCGGCGGCGATCGGGCCGGGCGCGGAGTTCCTGGCGAGCTCGAGAATGGACAACCTGTCCTCGGTGCACTCGTCGGTGGCGGCCATCGTCGACGCCGAACCGCAGAGCGACATCGCGGTGATGGCCTGCTTCGACCACGAGGAGGTGGGGTCGTCGACCAGGTCGGGGGCCTGCGGGCCCTTCCTGGAGGACGTCCTGGTGCGCATCGCGGCCGGGCTCGGTCGCGACGGCGACGCCTACCGGGCGATGATCGCGCGCTCGGTGTGCGTCTCCTCCGACGCCGGCCACGGCGTCCACCCCAACTATCCGGAGAAGTTCGACCCGGCGAACCACCCGCTGCTGAACCAGGGGCCGCTGCTCAAGATCAACGCGAACCAGCGCTACGCCACCGACGGGGTGGGAGGGGCGCTGTGGCAGCGAGTGTGCCGGGCAGCCGGGGTGCCCACGCAGACCTTCGTGTCAAACAATTCGGTGCCCTGCGGATCGACCATCGGGCCGCTGACCGCGACTCGGCTGGGCATGCTCACCGTCGACGTCGGGCTACCGCTGATGTCGATGCACTCGACCCGCGAGCTCGCCGGGGTGGCGGACCTGGGCTACCTGAGCACTGCACTGGGAGCCTTCTGGGCCGGGGCCTAG